From a region of the Nitrospira sp. genome:
- a CDS encoding response regulator — MATETARRSTILLVDDDPSTLLLASKPLQDHGYTVLKAPGSAEALRLYAEHPTPIHLVVTDIFLPPPGFQLSVEKNPYPRVNGLEMVDRLLENKRDIRIILMSSTPGADLHSRGLIREELPFLKKPFTGEALLMLVQQTLAGPPAAPAPTKSSSTDKGDVEWVD, encoded by the coding sequence ATGGCTACGGAAACAGCACGACGCTCGACAATCCTCCTCGTCGACGACGATCCTTCAACCCTGCTGCTGGCGTCAAAACCACTGCAGGATCACGGATATACTGTACTCAAGGCGCCAGGAAGCGCCGAAGCGCTCAGGCTATACGCGGAACACCCAACACCCATCCATCTCGTCGTCACCGACATCTTCCTCCCACCCCCCGGCTTCCAACTCTCCGTTGAGAAGAATCCCTACCCCCGTGTCAATGGTCTTGAAATGGTCGACCGCCTACTGGAGAACAAACGAGATATCCGCATCATTCTGATGTCCAGTACTCCGGGAGCCGACCTACACAGTCGCGGCCTCATCCGGGAGGAATTGCCCTTCTTGAAAAAACCCTTTACCGGCGAAGCCCTGCTCATGCTGGTCCAGCAGACACTGGCCGGCCCTCCGGCCGCACCCGCTCCGACGAAGTCCTCCTCAACGGACAAGGGCGACGTCGAGTGGGTTGACTGA